In Sideroxyarcus emersonii, one DNA window encodes the following:
- a CDS encoding methyl-accepting chemotaxis protein, whose amino-acid sequence MSIKTKMLATVFSSQLIILILAMNLGSSIAGWSAGIGVALVSLAILVALIRSSLLAPLEKLRGAIQTVKMEGNLALRLTGSNGVADDTARTLNELLDNFQSIVGKVMFNSSQVASSALSLESMVGQLSAGSLAQQDAAEAAGQAIEEMIGNVQSIAENARRAADNARESCQLSSNGARVAQNAAGEIERVAQAFEDSASSINQLGERTQLINGIAAAIHDIADQTNLLALNAAIEAARAGEYGRGFAVVADEVRKLAERTSTATKEISAMIAGIQTETATTIGKVQSGTALAQGGAALARQAADALTQINRSSQSTLDESTSIAAAITEQTVASELVGKQMHHILAQAESNASVVGKMQEQATHLDHLAVNLKELDNVFKLGDAGLKGLETHGKVPAVVQAAARAIGDTLERAIAAKRISEADLFDDNYERIPDVEPPKYHTRFDKLTDELFPAIQEPLLQQHPEFVYAGAVDRNGYFPTHNKKFSAPITGDLKQDTLHSRTKRIFSDPVGKRCGSHNQPFLIQTYRRDTGEVVHDISAPIFVCGRQWGGFRIGYKA is encoded by the coding sequence ATGTCGATCAAAACAAAGATGCTGGCAACGGTGTTCTCGTCGCAACTCATCATCCTCATCCTGGCGATGAATCTGGGCTCCTCCATCGCGGGATGGTCTGCCGGCATCGGTGTCGCCCTGGTCTCGCTGGCGATCCTGGTGGCACTCATCCGGTCCAGCCTGCTGGCCCCGCTGGAAAAACTGCGTGGCGCCATCCAGACCGTCAAGATGGAGGGTAACCTCGCGCTGCGCCTGACCGGCTCGAACGGGGTGGCAGACGACACCGCCAGGACACTCAACGAACTGCTGGACAACTTCCAGAGCATCGTCGGCAAAGTGATGTTCAACTCCAGCCAGGTCGCCAGTTCCGCCCTGTCGCTGGAGAGCATGGTGGGGCAGCTGAGCGCGGGATCGCTGGCGCAACAGGATGCCGCCGAAGCCGCCGGCCAGGCCATCGAGGAGATGATAGGCAATGTGCAGAGCATCGCAGAGAACGCCAGGCGCGCTGCCGACAACGCCCGTGAATCGTGCCAGCTCTCCAGCAACGGCGCCAGGGTCGCCCAGAATGCCGCCGGCGAGATCGAACGCGTCGCGCAAGCCTTCGAGGATTCGGCCAGCTCGATCAACCAGCTGGGCGAACGCACCCAGCTGATCAACGGTATCGCCGCCGCGATCCACGACATCGCCGACCAGACCAACCTGCTCGCCCTCAACGCCGCCATCGAAGCCGCGCGTGCCGGCGAGTACGGCCGCGGATTCGCGGTCGTCGCGGACGAAGTGCGCAAGCTCGCCGAACGGACCTCCACCGCCACCAAAGAGATCTCGGCCATGATCGCCGGCATCCAGACGGAGACGGCCACGACCATCGGCAAGGTACAGTCCGGTACCGCGCTGGCTCAGGGGGGCGCGGCACTGGCGCGTCAGGCAGCGGATGCGCTGACCCAGATCAACCGCAGCTCCCAGTCGACGCTGGACGAGTCGACCTCCATCGCCGCGGCGATCACCGAGCAGACGGTAGCCAGCGAACTGGTGGGCAAGCAGATGCACCACATCCTGGCGCAGGCCGAGAGCAATGCCAGCGTAGTGGGAAAAATGCAGGAACAGGCCACCCATCTCGACCACCTGGCCGTGAACCTGAAAGAGCTGGACAATGTATTCAAGCTCGGCGATGCCGGGCTGAAGGGGCTGGAAACGCACGGCAAGGTACCCGCCGTGGTGCAAGCAGCGGCACGCGCCATCGGGGACACGCTGGAACGGGCGATCGCCGCGAAACGCATCAGCGAAGCGGATCTGTTCGACGACAACTACGAGCGCATCCCCGATGTGGAACCGCCCAAATACCATACGCGCTTCGACAAGCTGACCGACGAGCTGTTTCCCGCCATCCAGGAACCGCTGCTCCAGCAGCATCCTGAATTCGTGTATGCGGGCGCGGTCGACCGGAACGGATATTTCCCCACCCACAACAAGAAGTTCTCCGCCCCGATCACCGGCGATCTCAAGCAGGACACGCTGCATTCCCGTACCAAACGGATCTTCAGCGACCCGGTCGGCAAGCGTTGCGGCAGCCACAACCAGCCGTTCCTGATCCAGACCTACCGCCGCGACACCGGCGAGGTAGTGCACGACATCTCAGCCCCGATCTTCGTGTGTGGCAGGCAGTGGGGCGGCTTCCGCATCGGCTACAAGGCTTGA
- a CDS encoding TusE/DsrC/DsvC family sulfur relay protein: MQIPQRDGDGYLVDMSDWTEEIGRAMAEADGFELNDKKWQQILKAREYYEEFASVPPIRKFAKYIEEDQKDVFDLWMTGPMKPITKYGGMPKPTGCV, from the coding sequence ATGCAAATCCCGCAACGCGATGGTGATGGTTATCTTGTCGACATGAGCGACTGGACGGAAGAGATCGGTCGTGCGATGGCCGAGGCGGACGGCTTTGAGCTGAATGACAAGAAGTGGCAGCAGATCCTGAAGGCACGCGAATATTACGAAGAGTTCGCGTCGGTGCCGCCGATCCGCAAGTTCGCCAAATACATCGAGGAAGATCAGAAGGATGTGTTCGACCTGTGGATGACCGGGCCGATGAAACCGATCACCAAATACGGCGGCATGCCCAAGCCGACCGGTTGCGTCTAA
- a CDS encoding TraB/GumN family protein, protein MPNRIRIALLVWLAVFAHALFAADERACPPAPAQPTPEMMQAAMRDARDHGFLWRITRDGHTSYLYGTIHVAAFDWMFPGPGVLQALRSTDTMALELDMLDPDIRERMAKGIKSMRSPALPKPLLQRLQRQAAAACIPYGEIAGLPVEFQITALTLVEGRREGLEAAYAIDAVLAGIGHGAKKNVVSLETPEAQLRTLQMQDPRDAVAFVEDGLEEIESGRTRTGFRRIARVWADADYDELARYSEWCDCLNTEIERKEMRRLLDERNPNLAERIDSLHASGKRVFAAVGSLHMFGPTGLPALMEKRGYRVERMDLRSK, encoded by the coding sequence ATGCCGAACCGGATTCGTATCGCTCTTCTGGTGTGGCTGGCGGTTTTTGCACATGCGCTTTTCGCCGCGGACGAGAGGGCTTGCCCGCCCGCTCCTGCGCAGCCCACGCCCGAGATGATGCAGGCTGCGATGCGCGATGCACGCGACCACGGCTTCCTGTGGCGCATCACCAGGGATGGCCATACTTCCTATCTGTACGGGACGATCCATGTCGCGGCGTTCGACTGGATGTTCCCCGGGCCGGGCGTGCTGCAGGCCCTGCGCTCGACCGACACGATGGCCCTGGAACTCGACATGCTGGACCCGGACATCCGGGAACGCATGGCGAAGGGCATCAAGTCGATGCGCAGCCCGGCATTGCCGAAACCCCTGTTGCAACGTTTGCAGCGGCAGGCCGCAGCGGCCTGCATCCCGTACGGCGAGATCGCCGGGTTGCCAGTCGAATTCCAGATCACTGCGCTGACCCTGGTGGAGGGACGCCGGGAAGGGCTGGAAGCGGCCTATGCCATCGATGCGGTGCTGGCGGGGATAGGGCACGGTGCGAAGAAGAACGTGGTGTCGCTGGAGACGCCGGAAGCCCAGTTGCGGACGCTGCAGATGCAGGATCCCCGGGATGCGGTGGCGTTCGTCGAGGATGGACTGGAGGAGATCGAGAGCGGCCGTACCCGGACCGGCTTCCGGCGTATCGCCAGGGTCTGGGCGGATGCGGATTACGACGAGCTGGCGCGTTACAGTGAGTGGTGCGACTGCCTGAACACCGAGATCGAGCGCAAGGAGATGCGGCGCCTGCTCGACGAGCGCAATCCGAACCTGGCCGAACGGATCGACAGCTTGCACGCCAGCGGGAAGCGGGTGTTCGCCGCGGTGGGCAGCCTGCACATGTTCGGGCCGACGGGTTTGCCGGCGCTGATGGAGAAGCGCGGCTACCGGGTGGAGCGGATGGATTTGAGGTCGAAGTGA
- a CDS encoding enoyl-acyl carrier protein reductase FabMG translates to MKAPIPLRDVPQSNIFRKGDVFVLFGELFGRGYANGLVNEARKAGMTIVGVTVGRRDENNALRALNAEELATAEANLGGRIINVPLMAGFDLDAPAGEPTPTDMLGEMTLKSWQDDKLDWAHIEKCRAAGVKRFKDSVAQVMAELDKSIPDGSNVFFAHTMAGGIPKVKVFLAIANRIYKGRGERFLSSSALLNSDLGKLILMNFDEVTANTFQHLIDGSAAIRARVEKTGGQVRYTAYGYHGTEIMIDGGYQWQTYTSYTQGKAKMRLERIAEAAWQQGIKATVFNCPEIRTNSSDIFVGVELSLFPLLKALKKEQGGAWAEAQWQACREVLLEGQSLESLLQKIDDYNASSVMQRFRDFAAWPMDNSAELADIMIGTSEEITKMHKSRDALVTDKLSALVLEGTGPLMFHEASNPAGPVLWLNHDVIAKQLNMMHR, encoded by the coding sequence ATGAAAGCCCCCATTCCTCTACGCGATGTTCCGCAGTCCAACATTTTCCGTAAAGGCGATGTATTCGTATTGTTTGGCGAACTGTTCGGCCGCGGCTATGCCAACGGCCTGGTCAACGAGGCGCGCAAGGCCGGCATGACCATCGTCGGCGTGACCGTCGGACGCCGCGATGAGAACAATGCGCTGCGTGCCCTGAATGCAGAGGAGCTGGCGACCGCCGAAGCCAATCTGGGCGGCCGCATCATCAATGTGCCGCTGATGGCGGGTTTCGATCTGGATGCGCCCGCAGGCGAACCGACCCCGACCGACATGCTGGGCGAGATGACGCTCAAGAGCTGGCAGGACGACAAGCTGGACTGGGCGCACATCGAGAAATGCCGCGCGGCGGGGGTGAAGCGTTTCAAGGATTCGGTAGCGCAGGTGATGGCAGAGCTGGACAAGTCGATACCGGACGGCAGCAATGTGTTCTTCGCCCACACCATGGCCGGCGGCATTCCCAAGGTGAAGGTGTTCCTGGCCATCGCCAACCGCATCTACAAGGGGCGCGGCGAGCGTTTCCTGTCTTCCAGCGCGCTGCTCAACAGCGATCTGGGCAAGCTGATCCTGATGAACTTCGACGAAGTCACCGCCAATACTTTCCAGCACCTGATCGACGGCAGCGCGGCGATCCGCGCGCGCGTGGAGAAGACCGGCGGGCAGGTGCGCTACACGGCCTATGGCTATCACGGTACCGAGATCATGATCGACGGCGGATACCAGTGGCAGACCTACACCAGCTACACCCAGGGCAAGGCGAAGATGCGACTGGAGCGCATCGCGGAAGCCGCGTGGCAGCAGGGCATCAAGGCCACGGTATTCAATTGTCCCGAGATCCGCACCAACTCGTCGGATATCTTCGTTGGCGTCGAGCTTTCGCTGTTCCCCCTGCTCAAGGCACTGAAGAAGGAGCAGGGCGGGGCGTGGGCGGAGGCGCAATGGCAGGCGTGCCGCGAGGTGTTGCTGGAAGGGCAGTCGCTGGAAAGCCTGTTGCAGAAGATCGATGACTACAATGCCAGCAGCGTGATGCAGCGGTTCCGCGATTTCGCTGCGTGGCCGATGGATAATTCGGCCGAGCTGGCCGATATCATGATTGGCACTTCGGAAGAAATCACCAAGATGCACAAGAGCCGCGATGCGCTGGTGACCGACAAGCTGAGTGCGCTGGTGCTGGAAGGAACCGGTCCGCTGATGTTCCACGAAGCGTCCAATCCTGCCGGGCCGGTGCTGTGGCTGAACCACGATGTGATCGCCAAGCAGCTCAACATGATGCATCGCTGA
- the grxD gene encoding Grx4 family monothiol glutaredoxin, with protein MDAKAIALEKIRKTVTENPVVLYMKGTPQFPQCGFSGRAAQVLKACGVEKYVAVNVLADQEVYDNLKYYADFPTFPQLYIKGELIGGSDIMLSMYEQGELQKLLATASA; from the coding sequence ATGGACGCAAAAGCAATCGCATTGGAAAAGATCAGGAAGACCGTTACCGAGAACCCCGTCGTGCTGTACATGAAAGGCACACCGCAGTTCCCCCAGTGCGGGTTCTCGGGGCGGGCGGCGCAGGTGCTCAAGGCCTGTGGCGTGGAGAAGTATGTCGCGGTGAATGTGCTGGCCGACCAGGAGGTGTACGACAACCTGAAATACTACGCCGACTTCCCGACCTTTCCGCAGCTGTACATCAAGGGCGAATTGATCGGCGGCTCGGACATCATGCTGTCGATGTACGAGCAGGGCGAACTGCAGAAGCTGCTCGCAACCGCTTCCGCCTGA
- a CDS encoding ABC-F family ATP-binding cassette domain-containing protein encodes MLNIQNLTYLQGGIPLLQNVNLQAFADQRIGLVGQNGCGKSTLFRLIRGEIKPDGGEIAMQSGKTIAFVEQEIANSDLPALEFVLDGDAELRQLEKILARDNHDAAWFDAQHRYEAIDGYGAKARAAQLLNGLGFANDTLERTVASFSGGWRMRLNLARALMHRADLLLLDEPTNHLDLEAILWLEQYLARYPGSILLVSHDREFLNACVNRIAHVHDKTIDTYTGDYDDFERARAERIAQQNQAFAKQQDKIAHLEDFVRRFRAKATKAKQAQSRIKALDRITRIAPVHVTDGHFELEIEAPERSPDLLLRAEKMGFAYGDKTLFKNIELVLRAGARIALLGPNGAGKSTLIKLLVGELQPTTGKLEFTPDIRIGYFAQHQLENLDGNATPLQHMEKIAPKETMLTLRSFLGRFGLAGDSEDRPVESFSGGEKSRLALALLAWQKPHLLLLDEPTNHLDLDMRDALTIALEEYTGAVVIVSHDRSLIRAVADELWLVADGEAKLFDGDLEDYKSWIENRRPREAAAQPQAEKPKSQNAPRPNRKALQSKQGKLETALATAQAELAAIDRQLADPATYANPDRAKVDQLNAEHARLAAKVAELEESWLELEMALEQAG; translated from the coding sequence ATGCTCAACATCCAGAACCTGACCTACCTGCAAGGCGGCATCCCGCTGCTCCAGAACGTAAACCTGCAAGCCTTCGCCGACCAGCGCATCGGCCTCGTCGGCCAGAACGGCTGCGGCAAATCCACGCTGTTCCGCCTGATCCGCGGCGAGATCAAGCCGGACGGCGGCGAGATCGCCATGCAGTCCGGCAAGACCATCGCCTTCGTCGAGCAGGAGATCGCCAACTCCGACCTGCCCGCGCTGGAATTCGTGCTCGACGGCGATGCCGAACTGCGCCAGCTGGAAAAAATACTGGCGCGCGACAACCACGACGCCGCCTGGTTCGACGCGCAGCACCGCTACGAGGCCATCGACGGCTACGGCGCCAAGGCGCGCGCCGCGCAACTGCTGAACGGGCTGGGCTTCGCCAACGACACGCTGGAGCGCACCGTCGCCAGCTTCTCCGGCGGCTGGCGCATGCGCCTGAACCTGGCACGTGCGCTGATGCACCGCGCCGACCTGCTGCTGCTCGACGAGCCCACCAACCACCTCGACCTCGAAGCCATCCTGTGGCTCGAACAATACCTAGCGCGCTACCCCGGCAGCATCCTGCTGGTGTCGCACGACCGCGAGTTCCTCAACGCCTGCGTCAACCGCATCGCGCATGTGCACGACAAGACCATAGACACCTACACCGGCGACTACGACGACTTCGAGCGCGCCCGTGCCGAGCGCATCGCGCAACAGAATCAGGCGTTCGCAAAACAACAGGACAAGATCGCCCACCTGGAAGACTTCGTGCGCCGCTTCCGCGCCAAGGCCACCAAGGCCAAGCAGGCGCAGAGCCGCATCAAGGCACTGGACCGCATCACGCGCATCGCGCCGGTGCATGTCACCGACGGCCATTTCGAACTGGAGATCGAAGCGCCCGAACGCAGCCCGGACCTGCTGCTGCGGGCGGAGAAGATGGGTTTCGCCTATGGCGACAAGACGCTCTTCAAGAACATAGAACTGGTGCTGCGCGCCGGCGCGCGTATTGCGCTGCTCGGCCCCAACGGCGCGGGCAAATCCACGCTGATCAAGCTGCTGGTGGGCGAACTGCAGCCCACCACCGGCAAGCTCGAGTTCACGCCCGATATCCGCATCGGCTACTTCGCCCAGCACCAGCTGGAGAATCTCGACGGCAATGCCACGCCGCTGCAGCACATGGAAAAGATCGCGCCCAAGGAGACCATGCTCACGCTGCGCAGCTTCCTCGGCCGCTTCGGCCTGGCCGGCGACAGCGAAGACCGCCCGGTTGAGAGTTTTTCCGGCGGCGAGAAAAGCCGCCTCGCGCTCGCGCTGCTGGCCTGGCAGAAGCCGCACCTGCTGCTGCTCGACGAACCCACCAACCACCTCGACCTCGACATGCGCGACGCGCTCACCATCGCGCTGGAGGAATACACCGGCGCCGTGGTGATCGTCTCGCACGACCGCAGCCTGATCCGCGCCGTGGCCGACGAGCTGTGGCTGGTCGCCGATGGCGAAGCCAAGCTGTTCGACGGCGACCTGGAAGACTACAAGAGCTGGATCGAGAACCGCCGCCCGCGCGAAGCGGCCGCACAGCCGCAGGCGGAAAAACCGAAATCGCAGAACGCCCCCAGGCCCAACCGCAAGGCGCTGCAATCGAAACAGGGCAAGCTGGAGACCGCGCTGGCTACGGCGCAAGCGGAGCTCGCCGCCATCGACCGGCAGCTGGCCGACCCAGCCACCTATGCAAACCCGGACCGCGCGAAAGTGGACCAGTTGAATGCCGAACATGCGCGGCTGGCAGCGAAAGTGGCGGAGCTGGAGGAGAGCTGGCTGGAACTGGAGATGGCGCTGGAACAAGCCGGCTGA
- a CDS encoding YaeQ family protein: MAIKATIFKADLQIADMERHYYQDHALTLARHPSETDERLMVRLLAFALHAHEHLEFGQGMTNDEEADIWLKDLTGAIKLWIDVGIPDEKLIRKACGRADQVVVYSYGGRVADMWFAQNSAQFERQKNLTIVNLPTESTQALTRLAQRTMQLQCTIQDGQIWLSDGHTSVQVDRMPLKTASGRK; the protein is encoded by the coding sequence ATGGCAATCAAGGCAACCATCTTCAAGGCCGATCTGCAAATCGCGGATATGGAGCGTCACTATTATCAGGATCACGCGCTGACCCTGGCCCGCCACCCTTCCGAAACCGATGAGCGACTTATGGTCCGCTTGCTGGCCTTTGCCCTGCATGCCCATGAGCACCTGGAGTTCGGTCAGGGCATGACCAACGACGAAGAGGCGGATATCTGGCTGAAGGATCTGACCGGGGCGATCAAGCTATGGATCGATGTCGGCATCCCCGATGAGAAGCTGATCCGCAAGGCGTGCGGCCGCGCGGATCAGGTGGTGGTATACAGCTATGGCGGGCGTGTGGCCGACATGTGGTTCGCGCAGAACAGCGCGCAATTCGAACGGCAGAAAAACCTTACCATCGTCAACCTGCCGACCGAAAGCACCCAGGCACTGACCAGGCTGGCGCAACGCACGATGCAATTGCAATGCACCATCCAGGATGGGCAGATATGGCTAAGCGATGGGCATACCAGCGTGCAGGTGGATCGAATGCCGCTCAAGACGGCGAGCGGCCGGAAATAG
- a CDS encoding diguanylate cyclase, with amino-acid sequence MNLDARTLLFSLILTNAIMVLSLFAAATSAKGDGRPDGIGKWAAAILLETLAWVLIAMRGTLPDAISIIVANGFVAASYALMLAAICEFQQRRLPHWQYWLPIVLALLVATLLPDDIRSRFIWGGCVYALQMVLIARALWSDQATRAGRAWRLLLGGFAVLLLVLALRASVALTGGTLLSVPQNGGTPHWVQIVTFVALMATSLLGSIGFLLMVKERADREVMHLAMTDSLTGVPNRRALMEHAERALSLRHSRHLALLMIDVDHFKRINDAHGHPAGDEILRQVAGLLAGRLRGGDLVGRYGGEEFCVVALDTDADGAMKLAESLREIIASAVLGTEYGDLSVTVSIGVSYCSTDTERELKGILAEADAALYTAKANGRNQVVRLN; translated from the coding sequence ATGAATCTGGATGCGCGCACCCTGCTGTTTTCGCTGATCCTGACCAATGCCATTATGGTGTTGAGCCTGTTTGCGGCCGCGACCAGCGCCAAGGGAGATGGCAGGCCCGACGGCATCGGCAAATGGGCCGCCGCGATATTGCTGGAGACGCTGGCCTGGGTGCTGATCGCAATGCGCGGAACCCTGCCGGACGCCATTTCGATCATCGTTGCCAACGGGTTTGTCGCCGCCAGCTATGCGCTGATGCTGGCGGCCATCTGCGAGTTCCAGCAGCGCAGGCTGCCGCACTGGCAATATTGGCTGCCGATCGTCCTGGCGCTGCTGGTGGCGACTCTTCTGCCCGACGACATACGCAGCCGTTTCATCTGGGGCGGCTGCGTCTACGCCTTGCAGATGGTGCTGATCGCCCGGGCCCTGTGGTCCGACCAGGCGACGCGTGCCGGCCGCGCGTGGCGGTTGCTGCTGGGCGGTTTTGCCGTGCTCTTGCTGGTGCTGGCGCTGCGCGCCAGCGTCGCCCTGACGGGAGGAACCCTCCTGTCTGTCCCGCAGAACGGCGGTACCCCGCACTGGGTCCAGATCGTCACGTTCGTCGCCCTGATGGCGACATCATTGCTGGGGTCGATCGGTTTCCTGCTGATGGTGAAGGAGCGTGCGGATCGCGAAGTCATGCATCTGGCGATGACCGACAGCCTGACCGGCGTGCCGAACCGGCGCGCCTTGATGGAGCATGCCGAACGGGCATTGTCCCTGCGCCACAGCCGCCATCTGGCATTGCTGATGATCGATGTGGACCACTTCAAGCGGATCAACGATGCCCACGGCCATCCGGCCGGCGACGAGATCCTGCGCCAGGTGGCGGGCCTGCTGGCGGGGCGCTTGCGCGGCGGCGACCTGGTGGGGCGTTATGGCGGCGAGGAGTTCTGCGTGGTGGCGCTGGATACGGATGCCGACGGCGCGATGAAGCTGGCCGAATCGCTGCGGGAGATCATCGCGTCCGCTGTGCTGGGCACGGAGTATGGCGATCTGTCGGTCACGGTGAGTATCGGCGTCTCGTATTGTTCGACCGACACCGAGCGGGAGTTGAAGGGCATCCTGGCGGAGGCCGATGCGGCGCTCTACACCGCCAAGGCGAACGGCCGCAATCAGGTGGTCCGCCTCAATTGA
- the fliD gene encoding flagellar filament capping protein FliD → MDPLLGVNAYAPVFNYGSYGGISSTYPAYQLLASELSLSTPGSFSNTSTLVGLSGLGQVLSATATFQDQLHPLLPGGSAGGGSDLASLTAETQSFVDAYNNLQSAIASVNNTGDLLGGNVPGASGLVQSLNAQAQAGYSNGGSALTDLSQLGITFQPSLLAGGGGSLSVDQNTLLSAFNTDAAGAFTLLSQAASAFNDLASSFIAQSSSQYSSLSALMSTGNTSITGLLTNSFLPPQLNLDSLLSTASQSGSTNLQLVFQALNEYTMVSALFG, encoded by the coding sequence ATGGATCCTTTACTGGGCGTCAACGCCTATGCACCTGTGTTCAATTACGGTTCGTACGGCGGTATCTCGTCGACCTATCCGGCATACCAGTTGCTGGCGTCCGAGCTGAGCCTGTCTACACCGGGATCGTTCAGCAACACCTCCACCCTCGTCGGGCTTTCCGGTCTGGGGCAAGTACTATCCGCCACGGCCACCTTTCAGGACCAATTGCACCCGCTGCTGCCCGGCGGCAGCGCGGGTGGCGGCAGCGACCTTGCCAGCCTGACCGCCGAGACACAAAGCTTCGTCGACGCCTACAACAACCTGCAAAGCGCCATCGCCAGCGTCAACAACACCGGCGACCTGCTGGGCGGCAACGTTCCGGGCGCATCCGGCCTGGTGCAGTCGCTCAACGCACAGGCGCAGGCCGGCTACAGCAATGGCGGCTCGGCACTGACCGATCTGTCGCAGCTCGGCATCACGTTCCAGCCTTCCCTGCTTGCCGGCGGGGGCGGCAGCCTGAGCGTCGACCAGAACACCCTGCTGTCGGCCTTCAACACCGATGCGGCAGGCGCCTTCACGCTGCTATCCCAGGCCGCGAGTGCCTTCAACGACCTGGCGAGCAGCTTCATCGCCCAGTCGAGCAGCCAGTATTCTTCGCTGTCCGCGCTGATGTCCACCGGCAATACCTCGATCACCGGCCTCCTCACCAACAGTTTCCTGCCGCCGCAATTGAACCTCGACAGCCTGCTGTCCACCGCCTCGCAGTCGGGCAGCACGAACCTGCAGCTGGTATTCCAGGCCCTGAACGAATACACGATGGTGTCGGCGCTGTTCGGCTGA
- a CDS encoding cyclic nucleotide-binding domain-containing protein: MNLAELFRHETDLQPLQAGQTLFNEGEKGELMYVLMSGQASIFVRGKLVEIAEAGAMVGEMAMIDDVTRTATVIAMTDCTLLPLDRRRFNFLVQQTPNFALHVMRVIADRLRRVDAIL, from the coding sequence ATGAATCTGGCTGAGTTGTTTCGTCACGAGACCGACCTGCAACCGCTGCAGGCGGGGCAGACCTTGTTCAACGAGGGGGAAAAGGGCGAGCTGATGTATGTGCTGATGTCGGGCCAGGCCAGCATCTTCGTACGCGGCAAGCTGGTGGAGATTGCCGAGGCGGGAGCCATGGTGGGCGAGATGGCGATGATCGACGATGTGACCCGCACGGCGACGGTGATCGCCATGACCGATTGCACGCTGCTGCCGCTGGACCGCAGGCGTTTCAATTTCCTGGTCCAGCAGACCCCGAACTTCGCGCTGCACGTGATGCGCGTGATTGCGGACCGCCTGCGCCGGGTGGATGCGATCCTGTGA
- a CDS encoding BolA family protein, whose product MVTPENVSSYIQQGLECEYIDVDGDGRHFEAVIVSKAFEGKGMLQQHQLVYRALGDRMEQIHALSMKTFTPEQWANQA is encoded by the coding sequence ATGGTGACACCGGAAAATGTCAGCAGCTATATCCAGCAGGGACTGGAATGCGAATACATCGATGTCGATGGCGACGGGCGCCATTTCGAGGCGGTGATCGTGAGCAAGGCTTTCGAGGGCAAGGGGATGCTGCAACAGCACCAGCTTGTCTATCGCGCCCTGGGCGACAGGATGGAGCAGATCCATGCCCTGTCGATGAAAACCTTTACCCCCGAGCAATGGGCCAATCAGGCCTGA